Proteins from a single region of Cytophagaceae bacterium:
- a CDS encoding helix-turn-helix domain-containing protein: MDGDDYQLIIDFMGNLTVFRGGDKYLLKVEDYKVPKDTVTNQFIMDFATNFEGTINKENDIDSGYVIEFRIAWAALGIRPLKGQTFRIDVCINDADKYIDIRPLSEKDTIPAYDFQNINRKTDFGFPNNWTLATLKGQPSYWKIFNRYLATYWWFLGLVILGLFLPFLIILVRQNYKLRHIQPKSLSDQSKLNSFLGVEKNFLSPDDAFINQAKLFILTKLDQNISSAQLADELAISVRQLQRIFKEKLDTTPTNFITTIKMEEAAKMLLKNEFNVSEIAYALGFSDPAYFTRLFKKYFGESPSEFTKNLI, translated from the coding sequence ATGGATGGGGATGATTATCAACTAATTATTGACTTCATGGGTAACTTGACGGTGTTTAGAGGTGGAGATAAATATCTTTTGAAAGTTGAGGACTATAAAGTACCAAAAGATACCGTAACGAATCAGTTTATTATGGATTTTGCTACTAATTTTGAAGGAACTATTAATAAGGAAAATGATATTGATTCAGGTTATGTGATTGAATTTCGAATTGCATGGGCTGCTTTGGGGATTCGCCCGCTTAAAGGTCAAACTTTCAGAATAGATGTGTGTATAAATGACGCAGATAAATATATCGACATCAGACCACTGAGTGAAAAAGACACGATTCCGGCATATGATTTTCAGAATATCAATAGAAAAACTGATTTTGGCTTTCCAAATAACTGGACCTTGGCCACCCTAAAAGGACAACCTTCTTATTGGAAAATATTCAATCGATACCTGGCTACGTATTGGTGGTTTTTGGGCCTGGTAATTCTTGGATTATTTTTGCCTTTTTTAATCATTTTGGTTAGACAAAATTATAAACTTCGACATATTCAACCTAAAAGCCTTTCTGATCAATCGAAGCTAAATTCTTTTTTGGGAGTAGAAAAGAATTTTCTTTCGCCGGACGATGCTTTTATTAATCAAGCTAAGCTGTTCATTTTAACGAAACTTGATCAAAATATTAGTTCTGCCCAATTAGCCGATGAATTGGCTATTAGTGTACGACAGCTTCAACGGATTTTTAAAGAGAAATTGGATACTACCCCAACGAATTTCATTACAACAATAAAAATGGAAGAGGCAGCTAAAATGTTACTTAAAAATGAATTTAATGTATCGGAGATTGCTTATGCTTTAGGTTTCTCAGATCCTGCCTATTTTACTCGCCTTTTTAAAAAATACTTTGGGGAAAGCCCCTCTGAATTCACTAAAAATTTGATTTGA
- a CDS encoding tail fiber domain-containing protein, whose amino-acid sequence MKRLLLVLISGVSSLGLFAQNSITSDPGGTDAIQKIAGIPTSPNPALYSGAAFSTQFVTTGNSPTTQHLIGIGSLASNSTELNIAILGESSGGSTNYGVVGLAKGGGNFGNTGGYFLVESNGLGNQYGLISSVYSSSVLSTLPRYAYFGATSTRTTNNAYGVYVSSENLGSGSVEAGHFVALNLGGGTGDRIGVNSEVLGSSGLNIGIKSLSTGSGDTFGLISEVSGGSTSVAGKFLANSNATNNFQLLLEEKENDYARISFRNINGDGWHQAANKGADATSSQFNFYYVPNASDVLSLRGDGNAILAGTLTQSSDFRLKKNIQPINNASQKIDQIRGVYFNWKNESHGGNTQIGFIAQEMEKVFPELVNTDSKGFKSVAYANMSAVLVEALKEQNQRINALERELAEMKSILKNSLILESKNSK is encoded by the coding sequence ATGAAAAGGTTACTATTAGTTTTGATTTCAGGTGTGTCAAGTTTAGGTTTATTTGCTCAAAATTCTATAACATCAGACCCCGGAGGAACTGATGCTATTCAGAAAATAGCCGGGATTCCGACTTCTCCTAATCCGGCTTTATATTCGGGGGCAGCGTTCTCTACCCAATTTGTTACAACCGGGAATTCACCAACTACACAACATTTAATTGGAATAGGGTCACTAGCAAGTAACTCCACAGAACTAAACATTGCAATATTAGGAGAATCATCCGGGGGAAGTACCAATTATGGTGTTGTTGGTTTAGCAAAGGGAGGGGGAAATTTTGGAAATACAGGAGGTTATTTTTTAGTGGAATCTAACGGATTGGGCAATCAATATGGGCTAATAAGCTCAGTTTATTCAAGTAGTGTGTTATCAACATTGCCACGTTATGCATATTTTGGAGCAACTTCAACCCGTACAACCAATAATGCTTATGGCGTATATGTGAGCTCTGAAAATCTTGGATCTGGTTCGGTAGAGGCGGGACATTTTGTTGCTTTAAATTTGGGTGGCGGTACAGGGGATAGAATTGGAGTTAATTCAGAAGTATTAGGCTCAAGTGGTTTGAATATAGGAATAAAAAGCCTTTCTACGGGAAGTGGAGATACTTTTGGTTTAATCTCTGAAGTATCTGGTGGCAGTACCAGTGTTGCCGGTAAATTTCTAGCTAATTCAAATGCTACCAATAATTTTCAGTTACTGCTCGAAGAAAAAGAAAATGATTATGCCCGGATAAGCTTCCGAAATATCAATGGTGATGGTTGGCACCAGGCAGCGAACAAGGGTGCAGATGCTACCAGTTCACAATTTAATTTCTACTATGTTCCCAATGCTTCCGATGTATTATCCCTTAGGGGTGATGGCAATGCTATTCTTGCAGGGACACTTACCCAATCCTCGGATTTTCGTTTGAAAAAAAATATTCAGCCAATAAACAATGCCTCACAAAAGATTGATCAGATTAGAGGGGTTTATTTTAACTGGAAAAATGAAAGTCATGGTGGAAACACCCAAATCGGATTCATCGCCCAGGAAATGGAAAAAGTATTTCCTGAATTGGTAAATACTGATTCAAAAGGCTTTAAGTCAGTGGCTTATGCCAACATGTCGGCGGTTTTGGTAGAAGCCCTTAAAGAGCAAAATCAACGAATCAATGCTTTAGAAAGAGAATTAGCTGAAATGAAATCCATACTAAAAAATAGCCTGATTCTCGAATCTAAAAATTCAAAATAG